A segment of the Triticum urartu cultivar G1812 chromosome 1, Tu2.1, whole genome shotgun sequence genome:
GGTGCTCAGTCGCCCATTTGTCCAAGAAATTGTAGAACTCATTGTATTATTGGTGTAGAGTTGTCATCAACCAAGAGGCTCCTAGGAGTAAGCACCAAAACACCAGTTGCATTGACATCATCAACCACAGGAACCACCGACACGACGGACTCAAGCACCCAGTTTCTCGCATGACAGAGGCAACGCATGTCCCTCACACGAGGTTACCGACGAGCCCACCTTCATATGCTCCACTGACAGATGCGAGGCAAGGCTCAGACATATAGTTCTCTAAGCTCAAGCAAGATCTATAGCACCGGGCCACAAGCACGGCGATGGACTAGTCCTTGGTGGTAGGCAACACATGGGACAAGGCAGATGACGCCGATAAATTGTCCCCAACATTATGGGAGAGACATCTATGTAGCTCCGCCGGCCCAGAGCAGGCTCCGCTCACTCCAGAAAGCTCTCAGCCGCGCCAACTGTCCTTGCAGACTAGCGGAATGGTGGATGTGAGAGAGAAGGCTTGCTGATATTTCAGACAATTCGTGAACGTATATAAATTTATGGGATTAGGTGTAAAGAATCTGAGGGGGTACTACTAATCGGCTAATAAACCTTCTCTTGTAACACAGTGGTCGGCTGAAGCCTTCGTTTGGTAGGGGAGATCCTAAGTTCGAATCCCAACATATAGCATTTTTTCCTGCGGCTcaatcgaagaaaaaaaagatgCAGAAAGGAATTAACTCCCATTTGTAGCGCAAAAAGATGCAGCCCAATAGGAGCTCCTATTTGTTGTGTTTTCCTCTCATTTTTTGAGTCTAAACACACTTGCTTTATTGATTACTAATGTTCATAGGGATACAATTCAGATCGGGGGGGTGGGGGTTATCAACCACACATGGCGCCCCGATTCCAGACCAAAAGCGTGCTTAGCAAGGCCATGTGCCTCTTGATTAGTTTTCTGGCCTTAGAAGATGAAGGTACATTGTTGAAAGAGCTCCACGGTATCTCTGATCTCCTTCACGATAGTTGCATACATTCCTCCTATACCACGATTGATGTCCTGCACCACGCCCTTGTTGTCTGAGGCAACAACAACATGAGACAATGATAGGTCTTGAGCTAGTGCAAGAGCTTCCCGGCAAGCCAGTGCCTCAAGTGTTGCTGGGTCAGTGAGGTCGGCGCATCTGATCACCGATGACCCTAGATAATTCCCATCGTAGTCCTTGCACACCGCACTGTAAGCGCGTTCCTCATTTGCTCTATTTACAGCCCCGTCGACCCTTATCTTGGCAAAGTTCACTGGTGGTCGGATCCACCTAGGTTTCCTGATGGTTGATCTGGTGGCGGGAGTGTGTTGCACCTCTTTTGGTTTACAATCGTTGAGTTCTCGGATGTACTTCATAACAAAGTGGTGAGTGGTGGCTTTGAAAAATATTTTCATGCAATACTTGCCGTCAAGAAAACCAGATAGGCCAGAGGGTTACCAGCACCTGGGTAAACTCCGCCGAGGGAGCACGTCCAGAAGGGTGAACAAATAGCGCTTTGAGTCAGGTTCGGTCGTTTCGGATAAGACATGAAAGAGTTCAGGGGCTTGCAGTGCCCACACTGATCGAGCAACGTGACAGTGCAATAAAGAGTGTTGCCAGGAATCTATAGCTCCACATAGCCCACAACTGTCGACAGTAGACATCTTCCAGTGGTGTAACAAGTCCGCTGTTGGGATGAATTGTTGGGCTAGTCTCCAGAGGAGATTTTGACCTTTGAAGGCACATCTACCTTCCATAGTTTAGACCAGGATTTCTGTTCACCTTCAAAATTGGAGGAGTCTGAATGTCCTTCCAGCCAAGCTTTCCGGCTATACTTTGTAGTAACCAGCATGCGGTACGCCGGGCGTACTGTAAAAACTCCATTCTTTTCATGTGCCCACGACCAAAAATCGTCTGTTTGTTGTGTTTTTCTACAAACAGTCAATGTAGCGCAAAATGGAACTGAACACTAGACCTTTAGCTCGTGTGTGCACATAGCTAGCCACTTTACCTAATGACCATTTTATGAATACAAAGCAGCGATAAACGTTAGAGAGCTAAGCGGCATCGGCAGACCccgaacaatttttttaattttcgaAGCCAATCATTTTCAAAAATCACAAACAGATTTAAAAttttgaatattttttaaaaactcaaacatgttttgaagctcccaaacaaaaaaatgagaatGTGAATAATTTTTAAACCCCTgaacaaaaaaataaaatcccgaacaatttttgaaaatgcCAACAATTTTTGTTAGTAAACATAATCGGAAATATTTTTGGAAACTAAAAAAAATTCAATGCAAACACGAGCTAAAGagaacatttttttcaaaatcatgaacattttttgaatatgtgataaaacaaaaacattttttgaaactccCAAACAAAATTGAAAAACACGAGCCAATTTTTCAATATGTGAACAGTTTTGGAAAAAGAGAacattttgaattttttttaatcatgaacatttttttaaaaattcTGAACATTCTTTTTAATAAATAAACATGAGAAAAGGAAAAGGAGAATTAAATATAAGAAACCTGTTTAGGAACCTTTAACGGGTAAACCGGCTGAGAACGTTGTAGAAGGTTCTCGAAACCAGAACTGAAAGCTGTACGTATGTACATATGGGCCGACCCAAAAATCGCTCGTACATGGGATACGTTGACTGTTTAACGCAGTATGCCTCAAATAGGGGTTTTCCAGCCTCTTGGCCCACGTAGGTGATTGGCTCTCTACGGCCTATAATTGAAAAAAAAAAAGTTGACCTGGCCCCTTGAGTGAACTTCCCAGTGCGTTTTTTTTTTTGGAATCAATGAGCATTATTGATCAAAGATCAGTATTACAATCTTGCTGTAAAATGTCAGCAAGGAAAGGAAGGGTATAATTAAGCCTAAGCATCTACGCCTAGACTCGCTCGCTCTTTAGCACAAAGATGCGCCGCGGCATTAGCATCCCTCCCAATAAAGCTCAAGGTAAAACGAGAGAAACCAGCACTGATCTCCATGATGTCATGCAGAATATACTTCCTATCAATGCTCTCTTGTAGTTGCTGGACCGCCACAAAAAATTATCTATGCGTGGACGGACaaaaaatttagtaccacctcagATTTCGGTACCAAAGAAAATAATTGCATGTGGTGAATGGAACAAAAAGTCGGAGAAACGCAGCTGGTAGGCATAGATGAAGCGGGGCAACAGACGGGCACACGGGATACGCGACGTGCACGTTGGCGCCAAATACGTAGAGCCAAGCGAGAGCACGGGCGACAAATCCACGCAGCGCAAAGGAACGCTGCCGCAGCCCATAGTACGATCCAATGCTCGACCGCGACGTCCCCGTCCGCTATCCTGGACGCGCGAGTCGAGCCCAGAGGAAGAAAGCCAAGCTTCTTCCGCCTCGTCTCACCGTCGGGACAACACATCAACATATAGTCGCAACACTTAGgccctctttgattcataggattttCAAATCATAGGAATAGAAAAAGTATAGGGTTGGAGTGGCATACACACATGAATCCTACAGGATTAGCATGGAGTGTTTGATGGCACAGGAAAAGCAAAGGAATTGTAAAAAAAGGTTGGAGTGGATGTTAGATTTCCTATGAAATGTAGTACAAAAGATTCCATAAAAAAAATTTCTATGGGAtccaatcctatgaatcaaaggaTTAACATAGAAAAAATTCTTAAGGATTCCAATCCTCCAGAAATTCTATAaaattcctttgaatcaaagaagccttTAAATTACTTTTTGCCATAAGATATATGTATCCGTATgccaccattgtacatgccccATGCCATCCGATGATTGCATGCGAATGCAATGCAGAGCCAAGCCGGTCGACTGATTGATTGGCTTCCCTGCCGATCATCGACGCTTCCCTGCCACGGTAGGTATGGTCGACGAAAGGGAGAGGCGAGGTGACAAGGACGGCTCAATCACCCCAAtcacacgcgcgcgcacacacacgaACTCGAGCCTAATTAATGAATCTTCCCCCTTAATCCTTATCCACCAAAGCAGGTCCAATGCCTACTGACGCCCGCTTTCCTTGACCCACTGACCCCCCGTGGACCGCCCAGCGCCCCAGGGCCCGGCCCCCGGCCGCCCGATCATGATCCCACGGCCCTGCGCTAACCCCGACGGGTCGACGACCTCTTCTCCCTATTTGTACATCGGACCGGCCTCTGCTCTCGTCCCTCCCGAATAACCAACTACTGCCTCCCCCCGCTCGCCGCACCTACCCTACCGCGAGCGTCAGAGCCGCACGAGCGCCGCGGCCAAAGAGAGCTTGCTTGCTTGGCCCGCTCCGATGGCCCGCGACGGCGCGTCGGCGGAGCGGCGCCGGGTGGCGCTGCGGGTGCTGCTCGCGCGCGTCGAGGggtcctcgtcctcctcctctcccccgcCGCGGGGGCCCGGGGAGGAGGCGCGGCGGGGCAAGCAGCAGTGGCTCGCGCTGCGCCTGCGCGACCTCGGCTGCGCGTCCGCCGCCGCGTCCCGGGCCCACGCGCCCGTCGCCGCCTCGGCCTCCGTGCGCCCGGCCCCGGACGcgttggaggagggggaggagcaagaggaggaggaggagtggcgcGGGGcccggcagcagcggcggcggaggcggagggaGAGGAGGGGCGCGAGGGGCGCTGGCACGGCCGGAGGGGTCGCCGGGGACGTGTGGTGCACCTGCACCCCGGGGATTCCCTTCGCCGCCGAGGCGTCCTCGGTCGACTGCGTCGTCGCGCGCCACCACCACACGGCTGTCCCGGGCCGCCGCGGGGACGGGGAGAGGCGACACAGGGAGGTTTGTGCCGGCTTCTCCTTGCTCCTGGTTGATTTTCAGATGTGGAGATAGCTAGTTTGTGTAGCTGAAACTTTGAACGAATTCAAGTCCAACTGAATCTCCATCTCGTTCTGTCGAATTGACTTCTGATTTCCTGATGCCAGAGGACCGCCGAGCAGCGGGCGCGCAGGGTCACCATGCGGGAGCACATATCCTCCTCCTTCATGGACTCGCCGCCGCGCTTCCACATGCCCTTCCACGACGCCGACCTCCTGCATTCAGGCCGCCACCGCCACGCCCACCCCTACGACAGGACCGACCAAGAGGTACACTCCAACACCTGCTCCATTCCACGCACCATTTCATTCCCCCCACCCCGTGAACCACACCGACAAAACCTCACCTCACAGCACTTCCATCCAGCATTCATTTCATCATTGTTGGTACACGATAGGTCGGTCCTCCACATTCCGCAAGAATCATTCTGATTGGGTAAATCTCATAGCATCCATCGTAGGTGGTTTCAGACTATCAGGGGGTCCGTGCTCAATCTTATACTACTCTACTAGCAGCCATCATATGTTGTAGCCCATGGTCCATGCTGATTTGGCATTTTTGTTCGGATGCCATGTACTCACTCACATGGTACCACCACACAAAACGATCCTCACACGTTCTATTATACTGGAGTGGTTGGTTGCAGCTCTAGGATTGGTACAGTATGGTAGTTTATCACCCCTAGCTGGTAGTAGTTATGTTTATACGACACGCAACGCAACGCAGGCACGCGGCAGATTGGATGGAGGCACATGAGAGCAGGTGATGGTGGTAGATATGTTAGGTGCAGAGGCAGAGAGCCCTTTGAGTGTAGATGCAGATTTCCCTTTCCTTTCCCTGCTGTGTTTACACACACAGATGATGAATCATTGTGCTGGGCTGAACTGAACAAGCATGTTGCTGATTCTTTTGGTTAACTAGTTGCCATGTTGCTGGGGTGGATGGTTGGTTCGTTGTTTAATGTGATATTTTAGAATGGGGTGAGCGCGATGAAGGATTTGAATGCCTGAGCAAGGATAATAAGAATCTGACCTCCTTCAAGTGGACTTTAGGATATGAACTGGCATGTTTGTGAGTCAAAAGGCGGCATTCGGTGGCAGTTTTGACTTTGGGTTCTGCACTTAAGATAATACCTAGTTGCTCTTGATCAGAGAACTGTACTATTTTTTGCTAGTTTCCTGCTCATGGAGCACAATGCTGCTGTGCCACTTTAGTGCTGATCAGTTCTGAAGTTGTTTTTCATCTGTTCTACACTAGTTGTTGGCATCAGGTCATTATTTGATAGGTTGTTCCAGTTCACTACTGTCAGTCACCCACAAGCTCTTTAGATCCCTTGAGTACTTCTGCTAATGGATATATGTGGCATGCACTTTGAACCCATGTTATTTGTTACTACTATATAACATTCAGTATTATCCTTTACAACATTCAGATAATGATGTTTCGAACGAGACTACTGTTGGGAAGAATGGGCATGTATGATCAATATCAGGATTGGCGCCTTGACGTTGATAACATGAATTACGAGGTACCCCCCCTTCTGCTGCCCATCATCTGCAACAGATTTAAGATTGCACACCACTGTCTTTACTTAATAAAGAACATTGTTGCATCATTTGACAGGAGCTACTCGCACTCGAGGACAGGATCGGCTATGTAAGCACAGGGCTGCGCGAAGACGAGATCGTTCGCGGCCTTAGGGTGGGCAAACACCTGGCATTCGACCGCAAGCATTTCTCAACAGAGACGGAGCGGAGCTGCAGCATTTGTCAAGTATGTCGACGTACTTGCTCCTTTCGATTCAGTCCCCATGTCACATCGGCATCGGCTCTTCACAAGTTAACATGAACTTACAAACCATTGCAATTTTTCAGGAAGAGTTTGAAGCGAGTGAGGAGATAGGGAGGCTGAGCTGCGGCCACGGCTACCATGTGCACTGCATCAAGCAGTGGCTCTCCCGGAAGAACGCCTGCCCACTTTGCAAGACCGCCGTCTCAAAACCATGAGATAGATCATACGTAGATCCATACGCCGCCCAGTTTCTTTTTCTCTGGTATAATACATGTATTCATATCGTATCTGAAAGGTGTTTGTTCTTGTGCGTAGTTGTACTTGTACAGGCCCCTCTACCGCTCTGCATATGCACATTGTTGTTGTAAAAAAGATACACAGGCACACATGCATATAGAAATGATATTGTCCGCGTCGTCTTGAATTGCGTCTCAGTCATGGCCTCGTGCATTTCCCGCCGACGAGCTTCAGATAGCTTCTTATGGCGAGCGTCTGCGCCCGCGGGTGCCGTGCCAAAGGtgacggcggcggcgatggcgtccTCCTTCTTGATGTCGCCGCCGACGAGCCTTTCACCATCGCGGCTCGCCTCGACGTGTGCGCGCGCTGCAGGCCGTCATGCGGCCTCCGCTGCCCCGCCGCGCTCTCATCGTCCACGGCCTGTAATTCAAGCCCGAGCTCCCTCTCGATCGCCTCGGCCCGCATGATCATCTCCTTCTCGCCGGCCCGCCGCGCCTCCACCCACGCCTCGGCCGCCGCCACCTTCTTGTCGGCGACCGCGCGGACCACCTCGGCGCGGCCGGTCAGGTACTCGTACTCGAACCTCGGGAGCGTCACGTTCCCGGACCTCCGCGGCGCCATGGACGCCCTCTCCATCGCCGCACCCTCCACGGCGGCCCTCAGCCTCTCCGTCGCCGCGGCCTCCGACGCCCTCGCCGCCTCCAGCTCCCTGATCGAGCCCCTGATCGTCTGCTC
Coding sequences within it:
- the LOC125527912 gene encoding uncharacterized protein LOC125527912, translating into MARDGASAERRRVALRVLLARVEGSSSSSSPPPRGPGEEARRGKQQWLALRLRDLGCASAAASRAHAPVAASASVRPAPDALEEGEEQEEEEEWRGARQQRRRRRRERRGARGAGTAGGVAGDVWCTCTPGIPFAAEASSVDCVVARHHHTAVPGRRGDGERRHRERTAEQRARRVTMREHISSSFMDSPPRFHMPFHDADLLHSGRHRHAHPYDRTDQEIMMFRTRLLLGRMGMYDQYQDWRLDVDNMNYEELLALEDRIGYVSTGLREDEIVRGLRVGKHLAFDRKHFSTETERSCSICQEEFEASEEIGRLSCGHGYHVHCIKQWLSRKNACPLCKTAVSKP